The DNA region CGCTCAACCGTCCAAGTCCCCGATCCTCCTGTCGTCGCCTTGTAAATCCTCCCCCCATCTCCGTAGGCCCAGAGGTTTGTATCGTGAGGCGTCCCCATGACCATCCATTTGACAAGATCAACCACCACCGTCCCACTCACCTTCGCTGTTGTTGGCTGGATAGTCACCTGGCCAGGATCACCAAAGATATTGAGCTTCTCTAAGAATGAGGAAGCTCCTCTCAAGCCTTCCTTCTCAGCTTCAGAAATGCCCCCGAAAAAGCTACGTTGTCGAAGAATCTTACGCGCCATAGGATCACCGAAGCTTAGGTTGCACTCGTTGGGAAGTACCCTGGGGTTGCTCGCTTGAACCGACTGAATCGGTTGCGTGGTCTGGCCACTGATCCAGAGGTCTTGGTTGCGTGACGAATCTTGCCTAGTTCGAGCTGCTTCATAAAGAGGTCTTCATATTCCTTCTTCGCCCGCTCATCTCGCTTAGAGCTAAAGTAATGCCAGACAGCGTAGTAGACAGGGAGAATCTGGAGATCCTCGGGTAGTCCAAAGGCTTCAGCAATGGTGTAGGCTGCTCCCGTTGCCGTTGCTCCCTCGTAGACGTTCTCAAGCACGACGACAGTTGTTGAAGTGAATGAAGCAATCCGGTACCAAGTTGGCTCGGTGTTGACCTTGAAGTATCGCCCAACCATCGCGGCTGTGAAGGTTGTTCCTGTCCCAGTTACTGTCGCTGATCCATTCGTAACCAATACCGTTCCCGTCGTGTAGGCATCAATCGACATATCCTTGTCGTTGGCGGCATAGGCAATCGTAATTGTGCGATTGTTCGATGTCGGCGTCGGATAGAATCCAATTTCAGCTCCTGAAACGCCGAATCCAGGACGGATGAAGAAGCCATCGGGATACTCAGAGGTTTGACTCGTTGTGCTATTGAGGATGTCCCAGGTCTCTTGATCCTCAATCTCTGGGACAGGGTAGGCAATGCCTCCAACGGTAATCGTGACCGAGCGAAGGTAGAGATAGTCTGGTGGAAGTTGGTAGTACTGCCGAGATGCGACGGTGTTAGCAGTTCGAGTCAGTTCAATAACCGGACGGTCTAACTCGGTTAGAACGTAATGATAGCCGACGTTTCCTAATCTCTTGAAGAACGTTAAGGAACCCGACGAAGCATCATTCGTAAGGTCTTGGCAGGTTGTCTGAAAATCATCAAAGGTTAGCGTATAACCTCCTCAGTTTAGCTGGCCGATGGCAACCCACTGATAAGCATATTGGATACTCGCTTGGAGATTGGTTGCGTCACCTCTCTGAACTGTAGCAACAAATGATGTGGTTCCGATACTACTGGCTGTCGCAAAGACATTCTCAGTATACGCTGTTGCGGGAGTTGCAGTTGAGGATCGTCCACCAGTAGCACTAATAACCACGAATGGTGTGGTTGAGAATGTGATACCAAAGGTAACTGTTTCTGACATGAACACTGCGGGGCTGCCCGGAGTATCGACCCGGCCCCATCCTGTCAGAATGACTGTGTTACTCTGATAGCTCGTTGCGGTGTTCTCATCAATGAGAGCGGCAATCTTCACAAAACTACTCGCCCCTGGTGTCAACGTGATATGGCTAGTGTTTGTAATCGAGGCGATGACGGGAGCAGTGAGCGTTTTGTTCGTGAGTGTCTGTGTAGCAGCAAGGGTTACAACCGTCCCCGTCGTTGATGGGAAGGTGAAAGTTGTCCCATCCGTACCATCAAAAGTCAGAGTATTACTGACTGAGAGTGTCTTCGAGTTCGTGAGCGTGAGTGTCCCCGTTGTCGTTGTAATAGTCAGGCCATCATAGGTTTTCCCACTAATCGCCGTCGGTAGATCGGCATTGGTAATTGCTCCAAAGGCTGAGGCACCGGCACCAGTTCCTCGAAGCACAGTCCCAGAGATTGCCGTGGATGATCCAGTCCCAAGTTTTGTCTCAATCGCCTCAACGGCATCATTGAGATTCGTCATCACCGCAGCCACACCAATCCCACCAGCTGCGGTACCAAGTACGTCAGCAGCAGCTGGATCAGCGAGAGCATCGAGTGCGCCAGGGTAAAGTGTGGACAAGTTGACTCCTTTGAACTTATGATACACTATCTTTCTTTGACGATTGTCGTGACCGCAAACACGCTAGTCGCCTATACCCATCTTTTTGCGGAGATGGGTATTTGGGAGATGGGTATTTGTATGAAGAGAATCCTACTTACCAGAGATCAGTTCTCTCTTGTTGATGGTGAGGATTTTGAGTGGTTAAGCCAATGGAAGTGGCATTACAGCCAATGTGGCTATGCGGTAAGAAGTGTCTATAAGGGGAATCCAGCAACAATTCCCATGCATCGAATGATATTACAGACACCACGAGGTCACGATACTGACCATGTTAATGGCAACAAGCTCGATAATCAACGCAGGAATCTACGGGTTGCTACTCGTTCTCAGAATATGATGAACGCTAAGAAACGAGCTGACAATACCTCTGGCTATAAAGGAGTTTCTTGGTTTAGAGAAACAAGAAAGTGGTGTGCAAAGATACAGATTGATGGACGAAGTTATAATCTTGGATATGCCGATACACGAGAAGAGGCATTTTTGATCTACTCGAGAAGAGCAAAAGAGTTATTTGGAGAATTCTCTAGGCTAAATTAAAGTCCAATCAGTCGCAGATTTTGTGATTAGTGTATAGTCCGTTACATTCTTGCTAGGTACCGAATAGTCCGTTTCGTTCTTCGAATCAAAGAAATGAGTTCCAGCAGCATACCCGATCAATGTTACTGTCGTAGAATTGAGCGCAACTGTCGTCGAATTAAGCCTCGTAGCGGCATCGTAGGTGTCATTCCCAATCCAGTGGGTAGTGCTCTTGGCCACTACTTCTCCTCAGCCTGCGTAATACGAGCAGGCGATCTTACCTTGCTTATCATTCAATGATTGTCGAGCCTTTCCTAAAACCACCCGCATATCGTTGCCGTCATACCGCATTGCATAACCTGGGGTATTGGAAGTACAGAGGAAATCTCCAATCGAGATTGGCCCGCCCTCATTCGTCACAAGCACAATCCCTGAACCAAGTGAGAGCACAAGGATGTCGCCATCACGATCATGTCCGCCAAAAACACCGTAGACCGCTTTATCTTCCTTCTTCGATGAGATGGCACACTTCGGGAGATGATTAGTTACTTCATCTGGCCAGCTTGCCATTTCATCAGTGGAAACAAGAACAGTTCCAGGTTCCAAGGTACTTGTGTAGACCTTAACTGGCGTCTCAACGATGAACTCCCGATCCTCTCGTTCACCTGAGCCGTCTTCTTTGTCTACCCGTCTCGTAACAGTCTTCCGTGAGACAGTCTCAATCTGCGTTTTTTGAATGGCATCGCACTGGCTCCAGTGGGAACCCGTGAAGGTGTTGTAAGCAAGGACTCCCAGAACAGCCGTTCCCGCGATTGATCCTTCCGATCCAGTGGAACTTTGAAAGTCAATAAAGACATCAGCAGCCGTGATATTCGCTTGAGCGGTGTTGATTTTAACAATGCCAACGGTGGCGTTATCACCGGCCTGGAAATGGAATACGTTAGACGGTGAAGCCCCGACGCCGAAGTTCCCATCAAAGAAGACTGTACCGACTGATTCAAGTCGGAGGGTATCTGCTGCACTTCGATAGAGGATGAACTCATCAGCAACACTATTTGGATCAGTTGACCAGCCGATGCCAAATGAATCGTCACAACGTAGGGTCTGAGCTGGACCGAAAGCTGAGTTTGCTGCCGCCGTCCAACGCAATAATCCATCACTGGAGAAAGAACAAGTACCTGCCACAACTTGCCAAAAGCCGGTATTGGTATCACCTGCGAATGTTAGACTGGGTGTCGTCAAAGCTCCGACGGCATGAGCCAGTTGCCCAGTCATCGTGAGGACGCCAGACGAATGAGTCAGGGTGAGATTGCTATTGGCAAAATTGATCACTCCACCAGAAGCGAGGAACAGATCGGACCATTCAGCAGTTGAAGCAACACCGAGAGCAAAGCCATCATTTGTCGAAGGTGAAGCTCGCCCTGCAAAGAACACATCATCGCCAGAAGGGTCTATCGTCAAATCACCAGATGAGGATGTAGTCAAATCGGCATAGTTGACTGCACTTCCGTCACTATCGTTGTAAGTGAGCCGAAGGTTAAGGCCGGTCGCATGATTGATTTCGAGAGCACGGTCAGGGGCAGTAGTCATAATCCCTACGAGACCAGTCCCTATTACTCTCATCTGCTCAGTGATCCCAGCTCCAGAAAAATTACCAAATCTCAATGAGTAATTATTGTCAGTACCGCGAACGTTAGAAACTCTTGCAGTTGGAGTTGC from Candidatus Eisenbacteria bacterium includes:
- a CDS encoding HNH endonuclease, whose protein sequence is MKRILLTRDQFSLVDGEDFEWLSQWKWHYSQCGYAVRSVYKGNPATIPMHRMILQTPRGHDTDHVNGNKLDNQRRNLRVATRSQNMMNAKKRADNTSGYKGVSWFRETRKWCAKIQIDGRSYNLGYADTREEAFLIYSRRAKELFGEFSRLN